A stretch of Gemmobacter fulvus DNA encodes these proteins:
- the cobJ gene encoding precorrin-3B C(17)-methyltransferase: MTGAVLIAGLGPGDAAMVTHEVTAALAQATDVVGYIPYVARVAPRPGLTLHPTDNRVELDRATHALELASAGARVVVVSSGDPGVFAMASAVFEALEARPDLADVPVTVLPGITAMLAAAAAAGAPLGHDFCAINLSDNLKPFALVEKRLRLAAQADFAMGFYNPRSKSRPHQFARVLEILREECAPTRLITFARAVSTPEQVLRTVTLAEATEDMADMRTVVLVGNSATRRVGPYVYTPRSA, from the coding sequence ATGACCGGCGCGGTTCTGATTGCGGGCCTCGGCCCCGGCGATGCCGCCATGGTCACGCACGAGGTGACGGCGGCGCTGGCGCAGGCGACCGATGTGGTGGGCTATATCCCCTATGTCGCCCGCGTCGCGCCGCGCCCCGGCCTGACCCTGCATCCGACCGACAACCGGGTGGAGCTGGACCGCGCCACCCATGCACTTGAACTGGCGTCTGCCGGGGCGCGGGTGGTCGTGGTGTCATCCGGCGATCCGGGGGTGTTTGCCATGGCCAGCGCGGTGTTCGAGGCGCTGGAAGCCCGGCCCGATCTGGCCGATGTGCCGGTGACGGTGCTGCCGGGCATCACTGCGATGCTGGCCGCCGCCGCCGCCGCCGGGGCGCCGCTGGGCCATGACTTCTGCGCCATCAACCTCAGCGACAACCTCAAACCCTTTGCGCTGGTGGAAAAGCGGCTACGGCTGGCGGCACAGGCCGATTTTGCCATGGGGTTCTACAACCCCCGTTCAAAATCCCGCCCGCATCAGTTTGCCCGCGTGCTGGAGATCCTGCGCGAAGAATGTGCGCCGACCCGGCTGATCACCTTCGCCCGCGCCGTCTCGACCCCGGAGCAGGTGCTGCGCACCGTCACGCTGGCCGAGGCAACCGAGGATATGGCCGATATGCGCACGGTGGTGCTGGTCGGCAATTCCGCCACCCGCCGCGTCGGGCCCTATGTCTATACGCCCCGGTCAGCCTGA
- a CDS encoding cobalt-precorrin-6A reductase, whose protein sequence is MTRVLLLGGTTEASRMARALADAGLAAVFSYAGRTEAPVAQPLPMRVGGFGGVPGLVAYLRDAQISHVIDATHPFAAQMSRNAVAACAEAQVPLVALQRPEWKAEPGDRWTHVPDMAGAVAALPDSPARVFLAIGKLHLAEFAARPQHHYLLRLVDPPGALPLPDCSVEIARGPFDLAGDLALLRRERITHVVAKNAGGSGAQAKLAAARTLSLPVVMIDRPALPARAVRAEVAEVLHWLAQADAHQADRGV, encoded by the coding sequence ATGACACGCGTTCTTTTGCTGGGCGGCACCACCGAGGCCAGCCGGATGGCCCGCGCGCTCGCCGATGCCGGGCTGGCGGCGGTGTTTTCCTATGCCGGGCGCACCGAGGCGCCGGTCGCGCAGCCCCTGCCGATGCGGGTTGGTGGTTTTGGCGGTGTGCCGGGGCTGGTGGCGTATCTGCGGGACGCGCAGATCAGCCATGTGATCGACGCCACCCATCCCTTTGCCGCGCAGATGAGCCGCAATGCCGTTGCCGCCTGCGCCGAAGCCCAAGTGCCGCTGGTCGCGCTGCAACGCCCGGAATGGAAGGCAGAGCCGGGCGACCGCTGGACCCATGTGCCCGATATGGCCGGGGCGGTTGCCGCCTTGCCCGACAGCCCGGCGCGGGTGTTTCTGGCCATCGGCAAGCTGCATCTGGCGGAATTTGCCGCCAGACCGCAGCACCATTACCTGCTGCGGCTGGTCGATCCGCCGGGCGCGCTGCCCTTGCCCGACTGTTCGGTGGAAATTGCACGCGGCCCCTTTGATCTGGCCGGGGATCTGGCGCTGTTGCGCCGAGAGCGGATCACGCATGTCGTGGCCAAGAATGCGGGCGGCAGCGGTGCGCAGGCCAAGCTCGCGGCGGCGCGCACCCTGAGCCTGCCGGTGGTGATGATCGATCGCCCGGCGCTGCCCGCCCGCGCGGTGCGGGCGGAGGTGGCCGAGGTGCTGCACTGGCTGGCACAGGCTGATGCGCATCAGGCTGACCGGGGCGTATAG
- the cbiE gene encoding precorrin-6y C5,15-methyltransferase (decarboxylating) subunit CbiE: MSEPWLHIIGLGEDGLAGLPGASRAALDRAEIIIGGPRHLDLVQAGARGQPWPVPFSTAPVLAAKGRRVVVLASGDPFWHGAGGSLLSHLAPPDLAPGDWISHPAASSFQLAANRLGWRMEDTLCLGLHAAPLARLRPLLHPGSRVLVTLRDGAAAAELALWLSTHGHAAAELHVLERLGGPAERIRATTAAGFDLDAVQAPVLAAITARDPGLPRVAGLPDDLFASDGQITKRPIRALTLSSLAPRPGEHLWDLGAGSGSISVEWCLAGGTASAVERRADRLPNIRANADSFGLSHRLTAVESASQAALPHLPRPDAVFIGGGADAGLLAALWDAVPEGTRLVVNAVTLETEALLYDHHVRLGGALMRIDIAQAGPLGGMRGWSAARPVVQWSVMR; the protein is encoded by the coding sequence ATGTCTGAGCCCTGGCTGCATATCATCGGTCTGGGAGAAGATGGACTGGCGGGCCTGCCCGGCGCAAGCCGTGCCGCGCTGGACCGCGCCGAAATCATCATCGGCGGGCCGCGTCACCTGGATCTGGTGCAGGCGGGCGCGCGGGGGCAACCCTGGCCGGTGCCGTTTTCCACCGCCCCCGTGCTGGCCGCCAAGGGCCGCCGCGTGGTGGTTCTCGCCTCGGGCGATCCGTTCTGGCATGGCGCGGGCGGCAGTCTGCTGAGCCACCTAGCTCCCCCTGATCTTGCGCCCGGCGACTGGATCAGCCATCCCGCCGCATCGTCGTTTCAGCTGGCCGCGAACCGGCTGGGCTGGCGGATGGAAGATACGCTGTGCCTTGGCCTGCACGCCGCCCCCTTGGCCCGGCTGCGCCCGTTGCTGCATCCGGGCAGCCGCGTGCTGGTGACGCTGCGCGACGGGGCGGCGGCGGCAGAGCTGGCGCTGTGGCTCAGCACGCATGGCCATGCGGCGGCAGAGCTGCATGTTCTGGAGCGGCTGGGCGGCCCGGCCGAACGCATCCGCGCCACCACGGCTGCGGGCTTTGATCTGGACGCGGTGCAGGCCCCGGTTCTGGCCGCAATCACTGCCCGCGATCCGGGCCTGCCGCGCGTGGCGGGGTTGCCGGATGATCTGTTTGCCAGTGATGGCCAGATCACCAAACGCCCGATCCGCGCCCTGACCCTGTCAAGCCTCGCCCCCCGGCCCGGTGAGCATCTGTGGGATCTGGGTGCCGGCTCCGGCTCCATCTCGGTCGAATGGTGCCTTGCGGGCGGCACGGCCTCGGCGGTGGAGCGGCGGGCCGACCGCCTGCCGAACATCCGCGCCAATGCCGACAGCTTTGGCCTGTCGCATCGCTTGACGGCGGTAGAGAGCGCCTCGCAGGCCGCCTTGCCGCATCTGCCGCGCCCCGATGCGGTGTTCATTGGCGGCGGGGCCGATGCGGGCCTGCTGGCGGCGCTGTGGGACGCGGTGCCGGAGGGCACGCGGCTGGTGGTCAATGCCGTCACGCTGGAAACCGAGGCGCTGCTCTATGACCACCACGTCCGGCTGGGCGGCGCGCTGATGCGCATCGACATTGCGCAGGCCGGTCCCTTGGGCGGGATGCGCGGCTGGTCCGCCGCCCGGCCCGTGGTGCAATGGAGTGTCATGCGATGA
- a CDS encoding cobalamin biosynthesis protein: MIAAGIGLRASATLADLRAVLALAATPPQALATPADKADHPALHALASATGLSLHPVPLATLLAQITVTHSPHQPARYGAGSVAEAAALAAAGPGARLIQTRILSPGGLATLALASSEGQTA; encoded by the coding sequence ATGATCGCCGCCGGAATTGGCCTGCGCGCCAGCGCCACGCTTGCCGATCTGCGCGCCGTGCTGGCGCTGGCCGCAACGCCGCCGCAGGCGCTGGCCACACCCGCCGACAAGGCCGACCATCCGGCGCTGCACGCCCTTGCCAGCGCGACGGGCCTGTCCCTGCATCCCGTGCCGCTGGCCACCCTGCTGGCGCAGATCACCGTCACCCACAGCCCACACCAGCCCGCCCGCTATGGCGCGGGATCGGTGGCCGAAGCGGCAGCCCTTGCCGCCGCTGGCCCCGGTGCCCGGCTGATCCAGACCCGTATCCTCAGCCCCGGTGGTCTGGCCACCCTCGCGCTGGCCTCTTCAGAAGGACAAACCGCATGA
- the cobM gene encoding precorrin-4 C(11)-methyltransferase has product MTVHFIGAGPGAADLITLRGRDLIAASPVCLYAGSLVPEALLAHCPPGARIVNTAPLSLDAIIDEIAAAHAAGQDVARLHSGDLSVWSAMGEQLRRLRALNIPYDVTPGVPSFAAAAAALGAELTLPGIAQSVVLTRTSGRASSMPEGEALENFARTGAVLAIHLSVHVLETVIATLTPHYGADCPVAVVWRASWPDQRIVRATLATLETAIGAEMERTALILVGHSIGAEEFDESRLYAGDYDRRYRPVGTAPRFPETA; this is encoded by the coding sequence ATGACCGTGCATTTCATCGGCGCAGGCCCCGGTGCCGCCGACCTGATCACCCTGCGCGGGCGCGACCTGATCGCCGCCTCGCCCGTCTGCCTTTATGCCGGGTCGCTGGTGCCCGAGGCGCTGCTGGCGCATTGCCCGCCCGGCGCGCGGATCGTGAACACCGCGCCGCTGAGCCTCGATGCCATCATCGACGAAATCGCCGCCGCCCATGCCGCAGGGCAGGATGTCGCGCGGCTGCATTCGGGTGACCTGTCGGTCTGGTCGGCGATGGGCGAACAGCTGCGCCGGTTGCGGGCGCTGAACATCCCCTATGATGTCACCCCCGGTGTGCCCAGCTTTGCCGCCGCCGCAGCCGCCCTTGGCGCGGAACTCACCCTGCCCGGCATTGCGCAATCGGTGGTGCTGACCCGCACCTCGGGGCGTGCCTCGTCGATGCCCGAGGGCGAGGCGCTGGAGAATTTTGCCCGCACCGGCGCGGTGCTGGCCATCCATCTGTCGGTGCATGTGCTGGAAACGGTGATTGCCACCCTGACGCCGCATTACGGGGCCGATTGCCCGGTGGCGGTGGTCTGGCGCGCCAGCTGGCCCGATCAGCGCATCGTGCGCGCCACGCTCGCCACGCTGGAAACCGCCATCGGGGCCGAAATGGAACGCACGGCGCTGATCCTTGTCGGCCATTCCATCGGGGCCGAGGAATTTGACGAAAGCCGCCTTTACGCAGGCGATTACGACCGCCGCTATCGCCCGGTCGGAACTGCCCCGCGTTTCCCGGAAACCGCATGA
- a CDS encoding cobyrinate a,c-diamide synthase, translating into MSAAAPLPGGLIISAPASGTGKTTVTLGLLAAFRAQGLVVQPFKSGPDYIDPAFHSAASGRASVNLDTWAMPVPRIAALMQAAQGADLVLAEGSMGLFDGVAAKGETGIGASADLSGLTGWPVVLVLDVSGQAQSAAAVALGFAAMRPGLRLAGVVLNRVASPRHEALVRDGMAQAGITVFGALPRKASIELPERHLGLVQAQENPDLARILTEAGTFVAEHLDLAALRAAAQATPLPEAPARRSPPPGQRIALARDAAFSFVYPHLLADWHDQGAEILPFSPLADQGPTDHADCCWLPGGYPELHAGALSAATRFRSTLARFAETRPVHGECGGYMAMGAALIDAAGTAHEMAGLLGHVTSYAKRRMHLGYRLATLRAAMPGLPAGSRLRGHEFHYSTIVTQPDMALADVVDATGTPVAETGSRRGHASGTYFHLIGQAST; encoded by the coding sequence ATGAGCGCGGCGGCCCCGCTGCCCGGCGGGCTGATCATCTCGGCCCCCGCCTCGGGCACCGGCAAGACCACGGTGACACTGGGCCTGCTTGCGGCCTTCCGGGCGCAGGGGTTGGTGGTGCAGCCGTTCAAAAGCGGGCCGGATTACATTGATCCCGCCTTTCACAGCGCCGCATCGGGCCGGGCCTCGGTCAACCTTGACACCTGGGCCATGCCCGTGCCGCGGATCGCGGCGTTGATGCAGGCGGCGCAAGGGGCCGATCTGGTGCTGGCCGAAGGCTCGATGGGGCTGTTTGACGGCGTGGCCGCCAAGGGCGAAACCGGGATTGGCGCCAGCGCCGATCTGTCGGGGCTGACCGGCTGGCCGGTGGTGCTGGTGCTGGATGTCTCGGGTCAGGCGCAAAGTGCTGCCGCCGTGGCGCTGGGGTTTGCCGCGATGCGCCCCGGCCTGCGGCTGGCGGGCGTGGTGCTGAACCGCGTGGCCTCCCCCCGGCACGAGGCGCTGGTGCGCGATGGCATGGCGCAGGCCGGGATCACCGTCTTTGGCGCGCTGCCACGCAAAGCCTCGATCGAGCTGCCAGAGCGGCATCTGGGGCTGGTGCAGGCGCAGGAAAACCCGGATCTCGCCCGGATCCTGACCGAAGCGGGCACATTCGTGGCCGAGCATCTGGACCTTGCCGCCCTGCGCGCCGCCGCACAGGCAACCCCCCTGCCCGAGGCCCCGGCCCGCCGCAGCCCGCCGCCCGGCCAGCGCATCGCCCTCGCACGCGATGCGGCCTTTTCATTCGTCTATCCGCATCTTCTGGCCGATTGGCACGATCAGGGGGCGGAAATCCTGCCGTTCTCGCCGCTGGCCGATCAGGGCCCGACCGATCACGCCGATTGCTGCTGGCTGCCCGGCGGTTATCCCGAACTTCATGCCGGGGCGCTGAGTGCGGCAACGCGGTTCCGCAGCACGCTCGCCCGCTTTGCCGAAACGCGCCCGGTGCATGGCGAATGTGGGGGCTACATGGCGATGGGCGCGGCGCTGATCGACGCGGCAGGCACGGCGCATGAAATGGCCGGGCTTCTGGGCCATGTGACCAGCTATGCCAAACGCCGGATGCACCTTGGCTACCGCCTTGCCACGCTGCGCGCGGCCATGCCCGGCCTGCCCGCAGGCAGCCGGTTGCGCGGCCACGAATTTCACTACTCGACCATCGTGACACAACCCGATATGGCGCTGGCCGATGTCGTGGATGCGACCGGAACGCCCGTGGCGGAAACCGGGTCGCGGCGCGGCCATGCCAGCGGCACCTATTTCCACCTGATCGGTCAGGCCAGTACATGA
- the cobA gene encoding uroporphyrinogen-III C-methyltransferase, which produces MSGFVSFVSSGPGDPELLTVKAVKRLQAADVVLYDDLSSGPILDLARPGADLISVGKRAGRPSAKQDHVNRLLVDYAATGAQVVRLKSGDAGIFGRLEEETLTLDAEGIAYEVIPGVTSASAAAAAAGIPLTRRLTARRVQFLTGADVTGGLPEGLNWAALADPLATTVIYMGKRTFPALAAELMARGLPGDTPALLAHGVSTPEERLERFTLHSLAQHLTAAESTTPALILYGPLAPPKA; this is translated from the coding sequence ATGAGCGGTTTCGTTTCCTTCGTTTCCTCCGGCCCCGGCGACCCGGAGCTTCTGACCGTGAAGGCCGTCAAACGGCTGCAAGCGGCGGATGTGGTGCTTTATGATGACCTCAGCTCTGGCCCGATCCTCGATCTGGCGCGACCGGGGGCCGATCTGATCTCGGTCGGAAAACGCGCGGGCCGCCCTTCGGCCAAGCAGGATCATGTGAACCGCCTGCTGGTGGATTACGCGGCAACCGGCGCCCAGGTGGTGCGGCTGAAATCCGGCGATGCCGGGATCTTTGGCCGGCTGGAGGAAGAAACCCTGACGCTCGACGCCGAAGGCATCGCCTATGAGGTGATCCCCGGCGTGACCTCGGCCTCTGCGGCGGCGGCGGCGGCGGGCATCCCGCTGACCCGGCGACTGACGGCGCGGCGGGTGCAGTTCCTGACCGGGGCCGATGTGACCGGCGGCCTGCCCGAAGGGCTGAACTGGGCCGCCCTCGCCGATCCGCTCGCCACCACCGTGATCTATATGGGCAAACGCACCTTCCCGGCGCTTGCGGCAGAGCTGATGGCGCGCGGCCTGCCCGGCGACACCCCCGCCCTGCTGGCGCATGGCGTCAGCACCCCCGAAGAACGGCTGGAACGCTTTACCCTGCACAGCCTCGCGCAGCATCTGACGGCGGCGGAAAGCACCACCCCGGCGCTGATCCTCTATGGTCCGCTGGCCCCGCCGAAAGCCTGA
- a CDS encoding energy-coupling factor ABC transporter permease — MHIEPGLVTGAKLLLGVATATTAAAFTAKTAWEAIRVQGVASLISRAAIGTVATFIFFELMPHYAVGVSEVHFILGSTLFLILGTAPAAIGLALGLLIQSLFFAQADLPQYGMNVTTLLVPLFAIAALAKRIIAPGTAYVDLSYGQTLALSTAYQAGIVAWVAFWAFTGTGISTESLASVGTFGAAYMLVIVVEPLVDLAVLAAAKAMRGLAGSGLVTPRLHNAA; from the coding sequence ATGCATATCGAACCGGGCCTCGTTACCGGGGCCAAACTTCTGCTGGGCGTGGCAACCGCGACCACCGCCGCCGCCTTCACCGCAAAAACCGCATGGGAGGCGATCCGCGTACAGGGCGTGGCCTCGCTGATCAGCCGGGCTGCCATCGGCACCGTGGCCACCTTCATCTTTTTTGAACTGATGCCGCATTATGCCGTGGGCGTCTCCGAGGTGCATTTCATTCTCGGCTCCACGCTGTTCCTGATCCTCGGCACCGCCCCTGCCGCCATCGGGCTGGCGCTTGGCCTACTGATCCAGAGCCTGTTCTTCGCACAGGCCGACCTGCCGCAATATGGCATGAATGTCACCACGCTGCTGGTGCCGCTGTTCGCCATTGCAGCACTTGCCAAACGCATCATCGCCCCCGGCACCGCCTATGTGGACCTGAGCTATGGCCAGACGCTGGCCCTCTCGACCGCCTATCAGGCGGGCATCGTGGCCTGGGTGGCGTTCTGGGCCTTTACCGGCACCGGCATCTCGACCGAAAGCCTGGCCTCGGTCGGCACCTTCGGCGCTGCCTATATGCTGGTGATCGTGGTGGAACCGCTGGTGGATCTGGCTGTGCTGGCCGCAGCCAAGGCCATGCGCGGGCTGGCAGGCTCAGGCCTTGTCACGCCGCGCCTGCACAACGCCGCCTGA
- a CDS encoding DUF1636 domain-containing protein, with translation MPPLCAMKITLCTSCPLGRSGFATPLGAALDQAGIAAQIATVDCMSGCTRASTLAFRAPGKTAYLFGDLTEADLPDLLTFARLYAASPDGTLTDARPLGTLRRKAIARIPG, from the coding sequence GTGCCGCCCCTTTGCGCGATGAAGATCACCCTCTGCACTTCTTGCCCGCTAGGCCGGTCCGGCTTTGCCACCCCACTGGGGGCGGCGCTGGATCAGGCGGGCATTGCCGCGCAGATCGCGACGGTGGACTGCATGTCGGGCTGCACCCGCGCCTCGACGCTGGCCTTCCGCGCCCCCGGCAAGACCGCCTATCTGTTCGGCGATCTGACCGAGGCCGATCTGCCCGACCTTCTCACCTTTGCCCGGCTCTATGCCGCCAGCCCGGATGGCACGCTGACCGATGCCCGGCCGCTCGGCACGCTGCGCCGCAAGGCCATCGCGCGGATTCCGGGCTGA
- a CDS encoding CbtB domain-containing protein, producing the protein MTQSQMTAKTATKSSSAVMAAVFVAALGGALLFVAGHAQSAALHDAAHDVRHATGFPCH; encoded by the coding sequence ATGACCCAATCGCAGATGACGGCCAAGACTGCCACCAAATCCTCTTCCGCCGTGATGGCGGCTGTGTTTGTCGCGGCCCTTGGCGGCGCGCTGCTGTTCGTCGCAGGCCATGCGCAATCGGCGGCCCTGCATGACGCGGCACATGATGTGCGCCACGCGACCGGCTTCCCCTGCCACTGA
- a CDS encoding CbtA family protein: MIKSMVASALIAGCAVGLLAALLHFAFVQDYILLGEEFESGARVHFENAAPATPEGAGHAHATPDAAAAPHDHGSAAAHDHGSEAEPGAVQRNALTVLFAVLIYTAYALLLAAGFGLAESFGATITARDGLLWGIGGFVTFQLAPAMGLAPELPGTIAAELGARQLWWWLTVGCTGSGLALLAYGRHWALFGLAGALLALPHVIGAPHPDQFWGVAPPEVAGAFSARVLGTALVVWALLGWVAATVWHREIRST, from the coding sequence ATGATCAAATCCATGGTGGCCAGCGCCCTGATCGCTGGCTGTGCAGTAGGGCTGCTCGCAGCTCTGCTGCATTTCGCATTCGTGCAGGACTATATCCTTCTGGGCGAAGAGTTTGAATCCGGCGCAAGGGTGCATTTCGAAAACGCCGCCCCTGCCACACCCGAGGGCGCGGGCCACGCCCATGCCACACCAGACGCCGCCGCCGCACCGCATGACCATGGCAGCGCCGCCGCCCATGATCACGGCAGCGAAGCCGAGCCGGGCGCCGTCCAACGCAATGCGCTGACCGTGCTGTTTGCCGTGCTGATCTATACCGCCTACGCGCTGCTGCTGGCGGCCGGCTTCGGCCTCGCCGAAAGCTTCGGTGCAACGATCACCGCACGCGACGGGCTGCTCTGGGGTATCGGCGGCTTTGTCACCTTCCAGCTGGCCCCGGCCATGGGGCTGGCACCGGAACTGCCCGGCACCATCGCCGCCGAACTGGGCGCGCGACAGCTCTGGTGGTGGCTGACCGTCGGCTGCACCGGCAGCGGGCTCGCCCTCCTGGCCTATGGCCGCCACTGGGCGCTGTTCGGCCTCGCGGGCGCGCTGCTGGCGCTGCCGCATGTGATCGGCGCCCCGCATCCCGACCAGTTCTGGGGCGTGGCCCCGCCCGAAGTGGCCGGGGCCTTTTCGGCCCGCGTGCTGGGCACGGCGCTGGTGGTCTGGGCGCTGCTCGGCTGGGTCGCCGCCACCGTCTGGCACCGCGAGATCCGCAGCACCTGA
- the cobF gene encoding precorrin-6A synthase (deacetylating), whose amino-acid sequence MIDLSLIGIGTGNPDHLTRQAIRALNAADLILIPHKGDGKADLADLRRSIVAEVVTNPATRIVTFDLPVRDAATADYRRRVEDWHDAIAALWASEIAAHLGATGRVALLVWGDPSLYDSTLRIAARLRPAPQVTVVPGITSIQALTAAHAIPLNEINGPVMITTGRRLRDDGFPPGTDTCVVMLDGECSFQSLPPDGLEIWWAGFAGMPEQITERGPLAEAGPRILERRAAARAEHGWIMDIYLLRRTAQA is encoded by the coding sequence ATGATCGACCTCAGCCTGATCGGCATCGGCACCGGAAATCCCGATCACCTCACGCGTCAGGCGATCCGGGCGCTGAACGCAGCCGATCTGATCCTGATCCCGCACAAGGGCGACGGCAAGGCCGATCTGGCCGATCTGCGCCGCAGCATCGTGGCCGAGGTTGTCACCAATCCCGCCACGCGCATCGTAACCTTCGACCTGCCGGTCCGCGATGCGGCCACCGCCGATTACCGCCGTCGGGTGGAGGATTGGCACGATGCCATTGCAGCGCTCTGGGCCAGCGAAATCGCCGCCCATCTGGGCGCAACGGGCCGTGTGGCGCTGCTGGTCTGGGGCGATCCGTCGCTCTATGACAGCACGCTGCGCATCGCGGCCCGGCTACGCCCTGCGCCGCAAGTGACGGTAGTGCCCGGCATCACCTCCATTCAGGCGCTGACCGCCGCCCATGCCATCCCGCTGAACGAGATCAACGGCCCGGTGATGATCACCACCGGCCGCCGCCTGCGCGACGACGGCTTTCCGCCCGGCACAGACACCTGCGTCGTGATGCTGGATGGCGAATGTTCGTTCCAGAGCCTGCCGCCAGACGGGTTGGAAATCTGGTGGGCAGGCTTTGCCGGCATGCCGGAACAGATCACCGAACGCGGCCCCTTGGCCGAGGCAGGGCCGCGCATCCTTGAACGGCGCGCGGCGGCGCGGGCCGAACATGGCTGGATCATGGATATCTATCTGCTGCGCCGCACCGCGCAGGCCTGA
- a CDS encoding group II truncated hemoglobin — MASPLDHLGGEEALRRLVNRFYDLVETDAQGAQIMRLHFRGHGLAHVREEQVNFLSGFLGGRRYYEEKHGTMDVRLMHNHVPIRAEDAEDWLALMDRALVDCGHSGPHVERIRAAFRRVAMILVNR; from the coding sequence CCCGCTGGATCATCTGGGCGGAGAGGAGGCGCTGCGGCGCCTCGTCAACCGCTTTTACGATCTGGTGGAAACCGATGCGCAGGGCGCACAGATCATGCGCCTGCATTTTCGTGGCCATGGCCTTGCGCATGTGCGCGAGGAACAGGTGAATTTCCTGTCAGGGTTTCTGGGCGGGCGGCGCTATTACGAGGAAAAACACGGCACGATGGATGTGCGCCTGATGCACAATCATGTGCCGATCCGGGCCGAGGATGCCGAGGACTGGCTGGCGCTGATGGATCGCGCGCTGGTGGACTGCGGCCATTCCGGCCCGCATGTCGAGCGGATCCGCGCGGCCTTTCGCCGGGTCGCGATGATCCTCGTCAACCGCTGA